The Streptomyces vinaceus genome contains the following window.
CCGTCCCCGCGCCGGGACAGCACCGCCAGCTCCCCGACGCGGGCCGCAGTCCCGGTCCCGGATCCGGTCCCGGATCCGCCGAGCCGCGCGGCGAACTCCGCCAGGGCCCGCTGCGGGTCCCGGCTGCGCCCGAGCGTCAGATGCGGGGTGAAGCCCTCGCGCCCCCGGCACCCCGGGAACCGCTCCGCGAGCCCTCGCCGCAGCCGCTGCCACGGCTCGTCGCCGGCCGCCGCCGGGTCCAGCCACAGCGTGGCGTCCTCACGGTGCCCGAAGCCGTGCACTCCCGCGAGCCGAGCGGTGAACGGTGCGTTCTGCGCGGCCACTTCGGCCAGCAGGGGCAGCGCTGCCTCGAACGAGGACTCCGGTACGAAGCCGAACAGCAGGTTCACGTGCGCCGGCCAGCGGCGTACGGCCGGGTCGTGCGCCCGGCGCAGCTCCTCGACCGCCGGATCGTGTGGCGGCAGCCAGGCCGCCGCCGTCCGCGCGGTCGCCCGTACCCCGAGCACCGCGCGCCCCTCGCCCGGCTCCGCGAAGTCCACCACCGCCTCCACCCCGAAGTGGTCGGAGATGAACAGCCCGTCCGGACCGGGGGAGTCGCCGCGCAACGCGGCCTCCCGCACCCGCGCCCGCGCCGAGCGCAGCAGGATCCGGTCCAGCCGGGCCGGCCGCCCCGACAGGGAACCCACCGCCGCCAGCGGATTGGCCACCGGATCGAAGGTCGGCGTGGTGTCCTGCGCCCCGTGCGCCTCGGTCCAGGCGTCCCGCATGCCCAGCGCCGCCGCCGGACCCTCCCGTCCGCAGCGGCCGTCGTTGAAGTCGCCGAGCAGCGCCACGTCCGCCTCGATGCCGCTCAATCCCTCGGCGATCCGCGCCAGTTCGGCGCCTCGCCGGTCGGACCCGTTCTCCGTGTGATCGCTCGTCAGATGGACGCAGGCCACGACGAGCGGGCCGCCCTCGGTGTCCACCGTCACCGCCGCGACCGCCTTGTGCGGACCCAGCAGATGCAGTCCCGCCTCCCGTACGGGCAGCCGGCTCAGGACCAGCAGTCCGCTCGCGGCCACGTCCTTGCCCCGGGGATCGGTGGTCACGGTGTACCCGGAGCGCACCCACGGCTGCGCCAACAACAGCTCGAGCAGGGCCGGTTCGACCTCCTGGAGGGCGATCACATCGGCATCCGCGGCCGCCAGGTCGGCCAGCAGCATCGGCCTGCGCCGGACGGTGTCGATGCGTGGGGCGTCGTACCGGTCCCACAGGGTGTTCCAGGTCAGCAGCCGTACGGGTCGCGGCTGCGGGCCCCGGCCCCGGCTCGGGTCCGTGGCCGTACGGTTCGTCCCGGCCGGGCGCCAGGCGCCGCCGTCCGCCGGATCCCACGCGTGCGGGGTCCGGGCGGTGAAGAACGGGGCCCGCAGCAGCCGCGGTTCGCGGATCCGGCCGGCGTCGGTGGAGTCGATGAGGTCCACACCGCTCGCCCGGTCCCATACGAGCTCCCCGTCCGCCTCCACGAACAGCACCCGGTGCCAGGGGATGTCGCCGCCCGGCACGAAGGAGGGCAGCGGGACCCGCTTGGGCGGCGCTCCGCGCTGGTGCAGCCCGAACACGAAGCGGGCCGGATCGAAGCGGGGGTCCCAGCGGACCTGGTGGTAGAGCTCTTCACTGGTACGCATCAGCCGTCCTCGCCCGCTGCCGCTGCCGCTGCCGCTGCCGCTGCCGCTGCCGCTGCCACTTCCCCTGCCGCGGCCGCCGGAAGCGGCAGCGTCCGCGCCGGTGCTCCGATGGTCCCCGCCGTGTCCTCGACGGTCCCGCCCGCCCCGACGTACCGGATGCGGTGCGCCGCCCCCTGCCCGGGATACGGCGGGCTGAACCGGTGCAGCTGGGTGGCCAGTACCTGCGCCGGTACGGGATGGGGCCGGACGGCATTGCGCCGGGCCAGCTCCTCCTCCTCGACCAGTACCACGACCTGGGTGACCAGCGCGTCCCGGCGCCGCGCGACCGCGGCCGCCAGCCCCCGCTGCTGTTCGGTCAGGGAGGTGGCGTCCCACACCACCGTGGACCCGGCGCCCGCCGCCAGCGCGGCGTCCAGCCGGTCCAGGCCCTCGCGCAGCACGTCCGCGTTGGCGCGCTGGTCGGCCCGGGAACCCCGCGCGGCGCGCAGATCGTCGAGAGCGATGTACGCGGCCACGCCCGGCAGACCCCGGGCGTACGTGCTCTTGCCGCTGCCCGAGGGCCCGCACAGCTGCACCAGCTTCGGGAAGTGCCCGTCGCGCCACCGCCAGGTCGCGGCGACGGCCTCCTCGGCGGTGGAGATCCCGCCCCGCCCGTACGCCTCGCGGGCCTCCGCCCAGCAGCGGTCCGCCGCGTCCGGACCGAGGTCCCCGAGGGCCTCCCGCAGCCCGGCCCGCAGCGGACCCAGCGGATCGGGGCCGAGCAGCCCGGCCTCCTCGGCGTACAGCGTGGACCACTCGACGTGTTCGCGGGCCTGCGCGTCGCCCGCCGCCGCGGCCCCCGCCAGGGCGTGCAGCACGCCGAGATCGGCGGCGCAGGCCATCCGGACCAGCCCGGCCCGCCGCCCCTCGTCCGGGAACGGCCGTTGCAGGTACGGGTACAGCCCGACCAGGTCGGCCACCCGCCGGGCGAGCGGCATCCCCAGCGGCCCCGCCGCCAGCCGCGCCGCGATCCGGGCCCGCGGCGCGCGGTGCAGCACGGCGGCCAGTACCCCGGCCAGCCGGGCCTCGCCGGTACGGCCGGACGCGTCGAGCCGGCCCGCCACCTCGGCGACGACCGGCCCGACGCCCGGGGCGTCCGCTTCGCCGTCCGCCGGGTACGGCTCGCCCCCGCCCGCGGGCCCGGAGACCGGGCCGAGGGCCGCCGCCAGCTGCGCCGCATCCGGCTCGGAACCCGAGCGCACCGCCCACAGCGGAGCCCGCGCACCGAGCCCGTTCGGCACCACCTGCGCGTACATCCAGTGCGTGTCCGTCTGTACGTGGCCGCCGCGCACCCACTTGGCGACGTACCGCCCGAACTCCGCCCGCGCGAAC
Protein-coding sequences here:
- a CDS encoding poly(A) polymerase; translated protein: MRTSEELYHQVRWDPRFDPARFVFGLHQRGAPPKRVPLPSFVPGGDIPWHRVLFVEADGELVWDRASGVDLIDSTDAGRIREPRLLRAPFFTARTPHAWDPADGGAWRPAGTNRTATDPSRGRGPQPRPVRLLTWNTLWDRYDAPRIDTVRRRPMLLADLAAADADVIALQEVEPALLELLLAQPWVRSGYTVTTDPRGKDVAASGLLVLSRLPVREAGLHLLGPHKAVAAVTVDTEGGPLVVACVHLTSDHTENGSDRRGAELARIAEGLSGIEADVALLGDFNDGRCGREGPAAALGMRDAWTEAHGAQDTTPTFDPVANPLAAVGSLSGRPARLDRILLRSARARVREAALRGDSPGPDGLFISDHFGVEAVVDFAEPGEGRAVLGVRATARTAAAWLPPHDPAVEELRRAHDPAVRRWPAHVNLLFGFVPESSFEAALPLLAEVAAQNAPFTARLAGVHGFGHREDATLWLDPAAAGDEPWQRLRRGLAERFPGCRGREGFTPHLTLGRSRDPQRALAEFAARLGGSGTGSGTGTAARVGELAVLSRRGDGPMRVRATVELGTGAWRWVPDAEPAGPLPHEPETGAGAGAGAGAGADALIARIAEALGDGVVHLAGSRRMGCALPGADLDLVAALPGTPSITEVRERVAAALPEAERLREVVGARVPGLRLRAAGLDVDLVVVGTGAVDPAGAVRRRAELGEAAAIALGAVADADAVRDFVGGGRHARFVALAREVKAWARARGLDSAPFGGLPGLAWAVLAARTVREGDGLSPTALLREFFGTWAAWDWRDPIALTEAPHEPHPGPVTVLTPSAPVRTCTAQVGPGLRDLLVRELYRSWELMEEGSGGDPGGESGAVAPAATPPHRRHAAWAVVTVRADGPREFEERLGRARGRMRALLGALAEAGVGDAHAWPRPFARSAVSARYAIGLGAAPPDAAGLTALAGRWSAELPGVEVTWAECGAVPSLG
- a CDS encoding RNA ligase family protein gives rise to the protein MRTHYPRTPHLPWSPGAGADDVRAAGLAGLTGREVVVTEKLDGENTTLYADGLHARSPDSGHHPSRAWVKGLQSRIGAGIPAGWRVCGENLYARHSLPYEDLDSWFYGFSVWDGEHCLDWDRTVRFLHGLGVPTPRVLWRGVFDERALRRLRLDTTRQEGYVVRTVAGFARAEFGRYVAKWVRGGHVQTDTHWMYAQVVPNGLGARAPLWAVRSGSEPDAAQLAAALGPVSGPAGGGEPYPADGEADAPGVGPVVAEVAGRLDASGRTGEARLAGVLAAVLHRAPRARIAARLAAGPLGMPLARRVADLVGLYPYLQRPFPDEGRRAGLVRMACAADLGVLHALAGAAAAGDAQAREHVEWSTLYAEEAGLLGPDPLGPLRAGLREALGDLGPDAADRCWAEAREAYGRGGISTAEEAVAATWRWRDGHFPKLVQLCGPSGSGKSTYARGLPGVAAYIALDDLRAARGSRADQRANADVLREGLDRLDAALAAGAGSTVVWDATSLTEQQRGLAAAVARRRDALVTQVVVLVEEEELARRNAVRPHPVPAQVLATQLHRFSPPYPGQGAAHRIRYVGAGGTVEDTAGTIGAPARTLPLPAAAAGEVAAAAAAAAAAAAAAGEDG